One Spirochaeta africana DSM 8902 genomic window carries:
- a CDS encoding DUF4912 domain-containing protein has protein sequence MTRERLQSLSDDVLVSLAEEFEVDWDEEEGRDALISALFDAYEDIRLEHDASNNNLVKVQEKKYDIQEELVNAPSESDGIELPSRYNESRISLLLRDPAWAYCYWDINDYHLRELAESHEQEVTGLILRVVEVACCDAEDGTVIDSFDVPVSLEDTNWYINLPNRDSYYRVRLILQLEESEVLIAASNTILVPLGFLSTPEGDNTASDALIAISGIENLGVSSFGASVPQRIRTFSEQYFLE, from the coding sequence ATGACTCGTGAGCGACTGCAGAGCCTCTCCGATGATGTCCTTGTGTCACTGGCCGAAGAGTTTGAGGTTGACTGGGACGAGGAAGAGGGGCGGGATGCATTGATTTCGGCGCTGTTCGATGCGTACGAGGATATCCGCCTGGAGCACGATGCCAGCAATAACAACCTGGTGAAGGTGCAGGAGAAAAAGTACGACATCCAGGAAGAGCTGGTAAACGCCCCCAGCGAAAGCGACGGAATCGAACTGCCGAGCCGCTACAATGAGTCGCGCATCTCGCTGCTGCTGCGCGATCCTGCCTGGGCATACTGCTACTGGGATATCAACGACTACCATCTGCGTGAGCTGGCCGAAAGCCACGAGCAGGAGGTGACAGGTCTGATTCTGCGTGTTGTCGAGGTGGCCTGTTGTGATGCCGAGGACGGGACGGTAATTGATTCGTTTGATGTGCCGGTGTCGCTCGAAGATACCAACTGGTATATCAACCTGCCCAATCGTGATTCGTATTATCGCGTTCGGCTGATCCTTCAGCTGGAGGAGTCCGAGGTATTGATCGCAGCGTCCAATACCATCCTGGTTCCACTGGGTTTTTTGAGCACGCCGGAGGGTGATAATACTGCGTCCGATGCCCTGATAGCGATCTCCGGTATCGAGAATCTGGGTGTTTCTTCGTTCGGGGCCAGTGTCCCGCAACGAATCAGAACATTTTCCGAACAATACTTCCTGGAGTAA
- a CDS encoding PQQ-binding-like beta-propeller repeat protein → MVVWTADLDNIPAAAQTDALPGDMTRGGLLREVVGRRISIWNDPYLYFLDPVDGQVVRRAEYPDGAAFSRRYSAAPTTEDGRVSVLDSLGNTAFVLRGHGRVFFRGEYPFIVGEYQNKLQSFTPAGRQRWQLDLADVITSVEVSADTTLVGTASGQLLLLDADGNREQIRNADGHPVLGSGQLRDELWYAVGGGLDSLKMRTFDNHAEVAVMIALQQLPALGPVGFTAGGDTLFVPSENLVISPEGRTRYLPPGSTFVEIPDTPAWLSISPDDQNLMTRTMIIRDDWGGQYFTGELGSDLNLQTIAGDLLLWNATKAVAYRVEQESP, encoded by the coding sequence ATGGTGGTCTGGACGGCGGATCTTGATAATATCCCCGCTGCTGCCCAGACAGACGCGCTGCCGGGAGACATGACCCGTGGCGGACTGCTGCGTGAGGTGGTCGGGAGGCGGATCTCCATCTGGAATGATCCTTACCTGTACTTTCTGGATCCTGTTGACGGGCAGGTTGTGCGCCGTGCCGAGTATCCTGATGGTGCCGCTTTCAGTCGGAGATACAGCGCGGCACCGACGACTGAGGATGGCCGGGTTTCGGTGCTGGACAGCCTGGGCAATACCGCCTTTGTGCTGCGGGGACACGGGCGGGTGTTCTTTCGTGGTGAGTACCCGTTCATCGTGGGCGAGTATCAGAACAAACTGCAGTCCTTTACTCCTGCCGGACGGCAGCGCTGGCAGCTGGATCTTGCCGACGTGATTACCTCGGTCGAGGTTAGTGCAGATACGACCCTGGTCGGTACCGCATCGGGGCAGCTGCTGTTGCTGGATGCTGACGGGAACAGGGAGCAGATCAGGAATGCTGACGGGCATCCCGTTCTGGGCAGCGGACAGCTGCGGGATGAGTTGTGGTATGCAGTGGGGGGCGGATTGGATTCTCTCAAGATGCGAACCTTTGATAATCACGCAGAGGTGGCAGTCATGATTGCCCTGCAGCAGCTGCCGGCACTGGGCCCGGTTGGCTTTACTGCAGGCGGAGATACCCTGTTTGTTCCCTCTGAGAATCTGGTGATCAGTCCCGAAGGTCGCACCCGGTACCTGCCGCCAGGCAGCACCTTTGTCGAGATCCCGGACACACCTGCCTGGCTTTCCATCAGTCCGGATGACCAGAATCTGATGACCCGAACGATGATAATCCGTGATGATTGGGGTGGGCAATATTTTACCGGTGAGTTGGGGAGCGATCTGAATCTTCAGACGATCGCAGGCGACCTGTTGCTCTGGAATGCCACGAAGGCCGTTGCTTACCGGGTTGAACAGGAGTCTCCATGA
- a CDS encoding glycoside hydrolase family 57 protein, whose protein sequence is MGKILFVLHAHLPFVRHPEHPRFLEEDWLFEAISETYLPLLRALRSLDADDVPMRLALSVSPTLSAMLTDELLQDRYNDHIARLIELSERECERTQGDPVYEPLARMYLELFRANQQDFNELYGRNILQGFRDFAERGKLELLTTTATHSYLPLYQQYPETVDAQVELGVQEHTQRFGAAPRGMWLPECGYYEGLEKVLEKHGVDYFFSAAHGVLFSSTRPKCGVYAPVRTPNGLLVFPRDLASANAVWSSDVGYPGDPVYREYYRDIGFDLPMEYIGPYVHPDGIRINTGIKYFRITNQNSNDKEPYQPERAAQRVREHAHNFINRQIQQVQLIKRFMDDEPVITCPYDAELFGHWWFEGPQWLEQVMRLLASDEVPLESAVPSDFLKNERSYQTLQPAFSSWGNKGYSEVWLDGSNDWIYRHIHKAIERMHELVARFPNEDGVKERALNQAARELLLAQSSDWPFIMRAGTTVNYAVSRIKEHLANFTQIYDSLGRGSISTDWLTRLERKNIVFPAIDYRRFAGRESVVTFSEKELHKIKPY, encoded by the coding sequence ATGGGGAAAATACTTTTCGTACTACATGCACACCTGCCGTTTGTCAGGCATCCTGAGCATCCGCGGTTCCTTGAAGAGGACTGGCTGTTCGAGGCTATCTCCGAAACATACCTTCCGCTGCTGCGGGCCCTGCGCTCACTCGATGCCGACGATGTACCGATGCGCCTGGCGTTATCGGTTTCACCGACGCTGTCTGCAATGCTGACCGATGAGCTGCTGCAGGACCGCTACAATGATCACATAGCGCGCCTGATCGAACTGTCCGAGCGTGAGTGCGAACGGACGCAGGGTGACCCCGTATATGAACCGCTGGCGCGGATGTATCTCGAGCTGTTCAGGGCAAACCAGCAGGATTTTAACGAATTGTATGGCAGAAATATCCTGCAGGGTTTTCGTGATTTCGCTGAACGCGGCAAGCTTGAGCTGCTGACAACCACTGCAACCCACAGCTACCTGCCGCTGTATCAGCAGTATCCCGAGACTGTCGACGCACAGGTTGAGCTGGGGGTACAGGAGCATACCCAGAGATTCGGTGCTGCCCCGCGCGGTATGTGGCTGCCCGAGTGCGGCTATTATGAAGGCCTGGAAAAGGTTCTTGAGAAACATGGGGTTGATTATTTTTTCTCTGCAGCGCACGGGGTTCTGTTTTCCTCTACCCGCCCCAAATGCGGGGTGTATGCCCCGGTCCGGACACCGAACGGTCTGCTGGTATTTCCGCGGGATCTGGCATCTGCCAACGCTGTCTGGTCCTCCGATGTAGGCTATCCTGGCGACCCGGTCTACCGGGAGTATTACCGGGATATCGGGTTTGATTTGCCGATGGAGTATATCGGCCCATATGTCCACCCGGATGGCATCCGCATCAACACCGGAATCAAGTACTTTCGAATAACAAATCAGAATTCAAATGACAAGGAACCCTATCAGCCGGAGCGTGCAGCGCAGCGGGTACGTGAGCATGCGCATAATTTTATCAATCGACAGATCCAGCAGGTTCAGCTGATCAAGCGTTTTATGGATGATGAACCGGTGATCACCTGTCCGTACGATGCAGAGCTGTTCGGGCACTGGTGGTTCGAGGGGCCGCAATGGCTGGAACAGGTCATGCGGCTGCTGGCCAGTGATGAGGTTCCGCTTGAGTCCGCGGTGCCCTCGGATTTTCTGAAGAACGAGCGCAGCTATCAGACCTTGCAGCCGGCATTCTCTTCCTGGGGAAACAAAGGCTACAGTGAGGTGTGGCTGGATGGGTCCAATGACTGGATCTATCGCCACATTCACAAGGCTATCGAGCGAATGCATGAACTGGTGGCCAGGTTCCCGAACGAAGACGGGGTAAAGGAGCGGGCACTTAACCAGGCTGCTCGCGAGCTGCTTCTGGCGCAGTCATCGGACTGGCCGTTTATTATGCGTGCCGGCACCACGGTTAATTATGCAGTCAGCAGGATCAAGGAACATCTGGCCAATTTCACCCAGATTTATGACTCGCTTGGTCGCGGCAGTATCAGTACCGACTGGCTCACCAGGCTTGAACGCAAGAATATCGTATTTCCCGCTATCGATTACCGCAGATTTGCCGGCCGTGAGTCGGTCGTTACCTTCTCGGAAAAGGAGCTGCACAAGATCAAGCCGTACTGA